Below is a genomic region from Escherichia ruysiae.
TTGGTCTGTACTTCCGGAGCTGGGGCCGGAGCCGGAGCAACTACCGGAGCTGCTTCGCCCTGACCGAAACGGTAGGAAACACCCAGGCTCAGCAGACCGTTGTCCGGACGAGTACCGATGGTGTGTGCGTCACCGATATTGTTGGTCCACTGGTATTCCAGACGGGTAGCGATTTCAGGAGTGATCGCGTACTCAACACCACCTGCGAATACCGGAGAAACGCCGGTGTCGTGGTCTTTATAGGATGCGCCACCAGGTACGTTAGCCTTGGTGTCTGCACGCCATACCATACCACCCAGACGAGTGTAGATGTCCAGATCGTCAGTGATTGGGTAACCCAGTTTAGCGGTCAGCTGAACGCCCTGAGCTTTGTATGCGCCATTGATGTTGTCGCCTTTGTACGGCATACGACCTAACCAGTCGTAACCCATTTCAAAGCCAACATACGGGTTAACCTGGTAACCACCAAAAGCACCTGCACCCAGTTGGTTTTCGTGGGTCGGACCATTGTTAGGAATGAAACCAGTGTCATGGTACTGGGACCAGCCCAGTTTAGCACCAGTGTACCAGGTGTTATCTTTCGGAGCGGCCTGCGCTACGGTAGCGAAACCAGCCAGTGCCACTGCAATCGCGATAGCTGTCTTTTTCATTTTTTGCGCCTCGTTATCATCCAAAATACGCCATGAATATCTCCAACGAGATAACACGGTTAAATCCTTCACCGGGGATCTGCTCAATATTAACTCTACCGATATCTTCGGCTTATGCCGAGCACCCCTGGCGATGTAAAGTCTACAACGTAGTTGAAAACTTACAAGTGTGAACTCCGTCAGGCATATGAAAAAAAAGATTTGTATAAGGCGCGTTTAACCTTTTTTGTTAACGACACTTTACAGCATAAAATCGCGGAAACCGCTTCAGACAAGCCTCCGCAGGGAAAGTTAGCCATGAGTGAAATCATCAGACGGGCGATAAAAAAAGTTCCAGGATTAATCCTAAATTTACTTAATGATACAAATTAGAGTGAATCTTTACCCCGGAAAGTTGTCTCGTGGCGTGAGAGGTTGTGCTTACTGGACGCATAATAAACCCCATTGCGTTACCTTCATTAGCGGCATCCACAAGCTCTGCATGTTCTTCTTCTGTCAGATCATCTGCTAACCAACCGATCACCACGCTGTAATTTCCCGTGCGTAAAGCGCGAACCATTGATTCCACCGTGTGGCAAGGGGAAAGTTGGTTTATCTGCATCACTTTCGTTAAAGGTAGCCCAGCAGCCTGAACCCATTCACGACTCAGTTTTTGTTTTGGTGTTAACCATAGTTGCCAACGTGATTGCTGACCGAGTTGCTGCAACAATGGCAAAAGCAGCAGTTGCGTCATCATGGGCTGATCTTCGCGATAGACAACTTCACTAATTAGCCCGGCTGTAGTGTTTTCCGTGGAGACACGCGCAATTTTGCTTGCTGCGGATGAGAACAACGAAGAACGATGTGCATAGCCTGAAGTGTACATAATCAATCCAGCCCTGTGAGTTACTGTATGAATATACAGTACATCCAGTGGCAACAAAGATCAACCCTAATTTCGGAAAGAGCCTCGCAAATTTTGTCGTTCGTGACCTGAAAACTTAAATTAATCTTGCCCCTTGATAATAAGTTGCCTATTTTCGTATTTAACGGATCCGTTAATGTGAATCATTCTTTTATATTATGATTTTAAAAGGAATTTTATGAAAAGCCTCTCTTATAAGCGGATCTATAAGTCACAAGAATACCTGGCTACGCTGGGCACCATTGAATACCGATCATTGTTTGGTAGTTACAGTCTGACCGTTGATGACACGGTATTTGCAATGGTTTCTGATGGCGAGTTGTATCTTCGGGCTTGTGAACAAAGTGCACAATACTGTGTAAAACATCCGCCAGTATGGCTGACATATAAAAAGTGTGGGCGGTTTGTTACCCTCAATTACTACCGGGTCGATGAAAGCCTATGGCGAAATTAACAAAAGCTGGTGCGCCTGTCGAAATTTTCTCTGGACGCCGCGCTTCAAGAGAAAAGTACGCGCAATATCCGGCAACGGCTGAAAGATTTACCCAATATGTCTTACCATCTTGAGGCTATTCTCGGGGAAGTGGGGATTAAGGATGTACGGGCGTTACGTATTCTTGGGGCGAAAATGTGTTGGCTGCGACTGCGGCAACAAAACAGTCTGGTGACAGAAAAAATCTTATTTATGCTTGAAGGCGCAATTCTCGGTATTCATGAAGCTGCGCTCCCGGTAGCACGCCGCCAGGAGCTTGCAGAATGGGCAGATTCTCTTACGCCGAAACAGGAGTTTCCTGCGGAACTTGAGTAATTCTGCGCTGCAGACGACCAATTTCTGGTAGTAATGCAATCAATAATCCGACTTGCTGTACAACCAGAGGTTCTTTGCTGTCTGCCCGTGGTTCAAGTTGCTGCATCTGTTGTTTCAGGTCAGCTAATGCCTGATTGACGCGTTCCTCATCGGCAGGTTGATGATGTAGCGCGTCATCCACATAGCAAACTGCGTCATCAAGAAACGCCAGAATTTCAGGGTTAGTTAACTGCTCACGGTGTGCTCCGAGGGCAGAAATGTAACTGGTAAACGTATGGTTAAGGCAGAGTAACCGGAACGCGTCCTCGCGAATTTGCGGTGTGACATTCGGTTCGCTGGACATATTCGACACCACCGACGCCAGCTCTGCATCACGATTGTGTGCATCGCGACGAGCAATACGATATGCCAGACGGTTATCGCGCCCTTGGTGGTATTGTTCGAGAATAGCATCGAGATAACGGCAGTTAGCATCGGTTGCGCGCTCAAGCATTCGGGGCAGATTACGAAACCGCCAGTCTGGCCAGATGTAACTTACCGCTGCCCATGCAATGGCACATCCGATTAGCGTATCGATTACGCGAGGCAATGCCACTTCAAAACCTTCACCCAGCAAGTTAAAGCACAGTAGCACCAGAAGCGTAATGAACATCGTTGCATGAGCGTATTGCACGTTACGGAAGGCAAAAAAGAGAACACCGGTAATGACCAGCAGCACCAGTTGCCCTTCCAGTGACGGCACAAACCACAGCACAGGAATGCCAATCGCAATACCCACCAGCGTACCAATAATCCTTAATTTCAGGCGGTGGCGCGTGGCGTTATAGTTTGGCTGGCAGACAAACAAACTTGTCAGCAAGATCCAATACCCGTGATGCATCCCGGTTATCTGAATGATGGCGTAGCCGAAGCACAAGACCAGTGACATTCTTACCGCATGACGGAAGAGGGCGGATTCCGGCGTGAAGTGACGGCTAAGACGCAGCCAGATATCGCTCAACCCGTGCGGGCTGTCATCTGCGAGTTCATTTTCGTCATTATTATGGGGCAGTGCCTGAGCCTGTTCTGATTCAATTGTTGCCAGTTGGGCATCAATGGCACGTAAATTGTTCAGCAAAAATCCCAGTGTTTTGAGTAAATCGGCGGGCGCGCCGTTATCGCGCATCCGCTCAAGCGCAGCATCAATATGCGTAAAAGCGCGTTCAAAATGCGGATCGTGTTGATAAGGCTGACGCAGCAAAATACAGCGTGACAGTTGCTGGCAGGCCTGTCCCTGCATTGACATCAGTCGCTGGAAACGGAACAGCACGTCGCTGTGGCGAAAATGTTCCCGCAACGTTTGATACTGAATATGGGAAGAGCTGGCACGTTCGTGGATATCCTGCGCTACAAAGTAGTAATGCAATGTGCGACGTGTCCCCCGCTGACCACGATCGCCGCGTAAACGAGTCAGCAACGAGAGTTTCGTCTGATTCAGTGTCGCCATCAGTTGCCCGTTGGCGAGAGCCAAATCGTACAGCGGTGCCTGGCTTTCATCCTCTATATCAGGATCGAACATGCGTGATTTCAGTTCCAGATAACGCGCCAGTTGTTCATAGCAACGCGCCAGATTGTCCTGCAATGGGCGGACAGGGAACAGTAGATGACCAATAAGCGTCAGAACGTTGTACCAGACGGCACCAGCAAGCAGATACATCGGCTGCTGATACCAGTGCTCATAGAGAGACGTCCCCAGCATGGTGTAAATGGCGATCAGCAACGCACCAAAGGCGATTGTTGCATAGCGTTGACCCAAACCGCCAAGCAAAATGAAACCGCTGGTGGAGAGCGTTAAGCCAATGGCAAATAACCAGGGCCAGGGGAAAAGGAGTTCTACCGAGGCCGAGGCAATAAAAAAGCAGAACAGCGTAATGATGAGGTTACGCAGACGCCCAGCCAGTCGGTCGTCGAGATCGGTTAGCGCCGCTGCCACCATTCCCAGTGTCAGCGGAATCGTCAGTTTTACATCACCCAGCCACCACGGAAACGCTGTGGTTCCACAAAGCGCAATAAAAATACGCGCGTAATACAGCCAGGCGCTGTTCCAGGTATAGCGTTTGAGCAAAGGACTTAGCATAAAAGCCATAATGTTAGATTATTCAAAACGACGTCGCGCATTGGCTTCACGCGCAGCACGAGCTGTTTCCACAGAAACTACGCGGCGACCGACTGGCCACAGTGCAATAGCGGCAATTTTAAAATTCGCAATGCCAACCGGAATGCCAATGATGGAAATGCATTGTGCGATACCTGTCGCAATGTGCATCAGGCATAACCACCAGCCAAAGAAAATCAGCCAGAAAATATTCAGTACCGTACCGCCAGTATTCAGCAGTACATTTTTACCTGCCGGATTCAGTTCATCGACATGAATGGCCTCATTGCCGTAAGGCACCAGAGACAGTTTGGTGATCTCCCAGCAGGATCGTGTCAGCGGTAAGGTAAAAATCAGCACAATACTGACCAGGGTTGCCAACAGCCAGCCCAGAGTGGTGGCAAATCCGCCAAGCACAAAGTTCAGAATGTTCAAAACGGTACGCATAAAACCTCGCTTTACTGTGGTTTTCAGTAATGGGCGGCAATTGTAACGTTTTTTTGGGCTGGAGCACGTTTTCTCTGACGGTTACACTGATAAGAAATAACATCGTGTGGATCTACAGAGTCATGGAACTGAAAGCGACAACTCTTGGCAAACGTCTGGCACAGCACCCTTATGATCGGGCGGTGATCCTCAATGCCGGGATAAAAGTCTCCGGCGATCGTCACGAATATCTCATTCCTTTCAATCAATTACTGGCAATTCACTGCAAGCGCGGTCTGGTATGGGGTGAGCTGGAATTTGTACTGCCTGATGAAAAAGTCGTGCGTCTGCACGGCACCGAATGGGGTGAGACGCAGCGTTTTCACCGCCATCTTGATGCTCACTGGCGGCGCTGGAGCGAGGAGATGAGCGAAATTGCGGCTGGCGTATTACAGCAGCAATTGGATCTTATCGCCGCACGCACCAACGATAATAAATGGCTGACGCGGGAGCAAACTTCTGGCGTGCAGCAACAAATCCGCCAGGCTTTGTCGGCGTTGCCGTTGCCGGTTAATCGACTGGAAGAATTCGATAACTGCCGTGAGGCGTGGCGCAAATGTCAGGCCTGGTTGAAAGATATTGAAGGCGCTCGGTTGCAGCATAATCAGGCGTATACCGAAACCATGCTTAATGAGTATGCGGATTTTTTCCGTCAGGTTGAATCTTCACCGCTTAATCCGGCGCAGGCTCGGGCAGTCGTTAATGGCGAACATTCTCTGTTAGTGCTGGCAGGCGCAGGAAGCGGTAAAACATCGGTGCTGGTAGCGCGTGCAGGCTGGTTGCTGGCGCGTGGTGAAGCGTCCCCTGAGCAAATTTTATTGCTGGCGTTTGGTCGCAAAGCCGCTGAAGAGATGGACGAGCGTATTCGCGACCGGCTACATACCGAAGACATTACCGCACGCACGTTTCATTCACTGGCGCTACATATTATTCAGCAATGTAGCAAAAAAGTACCCACAGTCAGCAAACTGGAAAATGACACCGCTGCCCGACATGAACTCTTTATTGCTGAGTGGCGCAAGCAATGCAGCGAGAAGAAAGCGCAGGCGAAGGGCTGGCGGCAATGGCTGACGGAAGAAATGCAGTGGTCAGTGCCAGAAGGTAACTTCTGGGATGATGAAAAATTACAGCGTCGTCTTGCCTCACGCCTCGATCGCTGGGTAAGTCTGATGCGGATGCACGGCGGTGCACAGGCAGAAATGATTGCCAGCGCGCCCGAAGAGATTCGCGATCTGTTCAGTAAACGTATCAAGTTGATGGCCCCGTTATTAAAAGCCTGGAAAGGTGCGCTGAAGGCAGAAAACGCCGTCGATTTTTCGGGCCTTATTCACCAGGCGATTGTGATTCTGGAGAAAGGTCGCTTTATCAGCCCCTGGAAGCATATTCTGGTTGATGAATTTCAGGATATCTCGCCGCAGCGCGCAGCGTTGTTAGCGGCATTACGCAAGCAAAACAGCCAGACGACGTTGTTTGCCGTTGGCGATGACTGGCAGGCGATTTACCGCTTCAGTGGCGCGCAAATGTCGCTCACCACGGCTTTCCATGAAAACTTTGGTGAAGGCGATCGCTGTGATTTAGACACGACTTACCGTTTTAACAGTCGTATCGGTGAGGTGGCAAACCGGTTTATTCAGCAGAACCCAAGTCAGTTGAAAAAGCCGCTAAATAGCTTAACCAATGGAGACAAAAAAGCCGTCACGTTATTGGATGAGAGCCAGCTTGACGCTTTGCTGGATAAGCTCTCTGGTTATGCCAAACCGGAAGAGCGCATTCTGGTTCTGGCGCGTTATCACCACATGAGGCCTGCCAGCCTGGAAAAAGCGGCAACACGCTGGCCGAAGTTGCAAATCGACTTTATGACTATTCATGCCAGCAAAGGGCAACAGGCGGATTACGTCATCATCGTTGGCTTGCAGGAGGGGAGTGATGGTTTTCCGGCTGCGGCGCGGGAGTCGATTATGGAAGAGGCGCTACTGCCACCGGTTGAGGATTTCCCGGACGCTGAAGAACGGCGATTAATGTACGTGGCGCTGACCCGCGCACGCCATCGGGTATGGGCACTGTTTAACAAAGAGTATCCCTCTCCCTTTGTGGAAATACTGAAAAATCTGGATGTGCCGGTGGCGAGAAAACCGTAAGAAACAGGTGGCGTTTGCCACCTGTGCAATATTACTTCAGGCGTTCTGCGAGATAACGCTGATAATCGGGGATCAGAATATCGACCGCGTCGTTGAAATGCGGCGACTGGATGATGAAATCTGCCGTTGCCACGTTGGTAGCGACCGGAATGTTCCACACCGTCGCCAGTCGCAGTAACGCTTTCACGTCAGGATCGTGCGGTACGGCGTTTAATGGATCCCAGAAGAAA
It encodes:
- the ompA gene encoding porin OmpA → MKKTAIAIAVALAGFATVAQAAPKDNTWYTGAKLGWSQYHDTGFIPNNGPTHENQLGAGAFGGYQVNPYVGFEMGYDWLGRMPYKGDNINGAYKAQGVQLTAKLGYPITDDLDIYTRLGGMVWRADTKANVPGGASYKDHDTGVSPVFAGGVEYAITPEIATRLEYQWTNNIGDAHTIGTRPDNGLLSLGVSYRFGQGEAAPVVAPAPAPAPEVQTKHFTLKSDVLFNFNKATLKPEGQAALDQLYSQLSNLDPKDGSVVVLGYTDRIGSDAYNQGLSERRAQSVVDYLISKGIPSDKISARGMGESNPVTGNTCDNVKQRAALIDCLAPDRRVEIEVKGIKDVVTQPQA
- the sulA gene encoding SOS-induced cell division inhibitor SulA, encoding MYTSGYAHRSSLFSSAASKIARVSTENTTAGLISEVVYREDQPMMTQLLLLPLLQQLGQQSRWQLWLTPKQKLSREWVQAAGLPLTKVMQINQLSPCHTVESMVRALRTGNYSVVIGWLADDLTEEEHAELVDAANEGNAMGFIMRPVSTTSHATRQLSGVKIHSNLYH
- the yccS gene encoding YccS family putative transporter, with translation MAFMLSPLLKRYTWNSAWLYYARIFIALCGTTAFPWWLGDVKLTIPLTLGMVAAALTDLDDRLAGRLRNLIITLFCFFIASASVELLFPWPWLFAIGLTLSTSGFILLGGLGQRYATIAFGALLIAIYTMLGTSLYEHWYQQPMYLLAGAVWYNVLTLIGHLLFPVRPLQDNLARCYEQLARYLELKSRMFDPDIEDESQAPLYDLALANGQLMATLNQTKLSLLTRLRGDRGQRGTRRTLHYYFVAQDIHERASSSHIQYQTLREHFRHSDVLFRFQRLMSMQGQACQQLSRCILLRQPYQHDPHFERAFTHIDAALERMRDNGAPADLLKTLGFLLNNLRAIDAQLATIESEQAQALPHNNDENELADDSPHGLSDIWLRLSRHFTPESALFRHAVRMSLVLCFGYAIIQITGMHHGYWILLTSLFVCQPNYNATRHRLKLRIIGTLVGIAIGIPVLWFVPSLEGQLVLLVITGVLFFAFRNVQYAHATMFITLLVLLCFNLLGEGFEVALPRVIDTLIGCAIAWAAVSYIWPDWRFRNLPRMLERATDANCRYLDAILEQYHQGRDNRLAYRIARRDAHNRDAELASVVSNMSSEPNVTPQIREDAFRLLCLNHTFTSYISALGAHREQLTNPEILAFLDDAVCYVDDALHHQPADEERVNQALADLKQQMQQLEPRADSKEPLVVQQVGLLIALLPEIGRLQRRITQVPQETPVSA
- the helD gene encoding DNA helicase IV, coding for MELKATTLGKRLAQHPYDRAVILNAGIKVSGDRHEYLIPFNQLLAIHCKRGLVWGELEFVLPDEKVVRLHGTEWGETQRFHRHLDAHWRRWSEEMSEIAAGVLQQQLDLIAARTNDNKWLTREQTSGVQQQIRQALSALPLPVNRLEEFDNCREAWRKCQAWLKDIEGARLQHNQAYTETMLNEYADFFRQVESSPLNPAQARAVVNGEHSLLVLAGAGSGKTSVLVARAGWLLARGEASPEQILLLAFGRKAAEEMDERIRDRLHTEDITARTFHSLALHIIQQCSKKVPTVSKLENDTAARHELFIAEWRKQCSEKKAQAKGWRQWLTEEMQWSVPEGNFWDDEKLQRRLASRLDRWVSLMRMHGGAQAEMIASAPEEIRDLFSKRIKLMAPLLKAWKGALKAENAVDFSGLIHQAIVILEKGRFISPWKHILVDEFQDISPQRAALLAALRKQNSQTTLFAVGDDWQAIYRFSGAQMSLTTAFHENFGEGDRCDLDTTYRFNSRIGEVANRFIQQNPSQLKKPLNSLTNGDKKAVTLLDESQLDALLDKLSGYAKPEERILVLARYHHMRPASLEKAATRWPKLQIDFMTIHASKGQQADYVIIVGLQEGSDGFPAAARESIMEEALLPPVEDFPDAEERRLMYVALTRARHRVWALFNKEYPSPFVEILKNLDVPVARKP
- a CDS encoding YccF domain-containing protein, yielding MRTVLNILNFVLGGFATTLGWLLATLVSIVLIFTLPLTRSCWEITKLSLVPYGNEAIHVDELNPAGKNVLLNTGGTVLNIFWLIFFGWWLCLMHIATGIAQCISIIGIPVGIANFKIAAIALWPVGRRVVSVETARAAREANARRRFE